The genomic region CCGATTGCCGGCGGACATTCCATTGATATTCCTGAGCCGGTCTTTGGGTTGGTTGTCAATGGACTTGTGAAGCCCGAACATTTGAAAAAAAATAAAGGAGCAAAAATCGGGGATCAGCTTTTTCTCACAAAAGCTATAGGCAGTGGAGTAATTGCTTCTGCTTTGAAACGCGGTGTTGCAAGCAAAGAGCATGTTAATGGAGCAGTTGAAAGCATGTGCAAGTTGAATAAAATAGGAGCAGAGTTGGCCAAGATAAATGGCGTAAATGCAATGACTGATGTTACAGGATTCGGTCTGGTCGGACATCTGATTGAAATGTGTGAAGCAAGTAATGTTTCTGCAAACGTAAATTATCAGAATCTGAAATTGCTTCCCGGTGTAAAGGAGTATATGGATAAATTTATTTTTCCTGATAATACCTATAGAAACTGGAATGCATATGAAAAAAAAGTTTCAGGTGTAAATGGTCCTGAGTTTATTCCGCTTTGTGATCCGCAAACCAGCGGCGGACTATTGATCAGTGTTGAGAGTGGGAGTGTGAGTTTGGTAAAGCAACTTTTAGTAGAAAGTAGGTTTAGCGAATTTACTGACCCGATTGGTGAGATTTCTGAAGCAGGCGAGAAAGTAGTTGTTGTAAATACTCAAATCAATGAATAAAGTTTTTCAAATAATAATCCGTTTTTCCACACTTCTTATTTTAGTATTGACTTATTTATATGTTACAAGAGCTAAACCGATTTCCTCCATTGATCAAATCAATATCTGCAAACTTGACCAAAAGTTGACTCTTGATTCAAGAGAATCAGCTCAATACATCAGCAAAGTCGAAGAGTTTATAACTGGCGACACTCTTAAGTTAGTTGTTTTCAGAAAAAGTATTTCGTTTGTTCAGTCCGGGCCATACCACTATGATGTTAAATTAGATTCCGGAATTAAGGTTGTTCAGATTCTTGATTCGGATTTATTGGTGGGGGAAATTGAAAAATGTATTGAATAAAAAAAAAAGTGCTTGTAGACTCTGACAAACTAAAAATTTGACAATAAAACGAGAAACTTTGAATTTAAATTACCTTAAAAAAAATGCCCACCCATCTCCAACAAATGCTCCAACTCGTAGACGAGTTTTTTGCCGTAAAGAATGATCCATCTCAATTAGACGTTACGCCAATTGTTATGGAACAATTGAATGAACTCCATATTGCAACATTATCGGAAGAAGTCATAGGCGATGGACCTGTTTGCTGGATCTTACTTATTCCATCAACTCAGGAAACAATGGAAAAATTTCTTTCCGGTAAAATTTCCGAATCTGATATTTTAAAAGAATCTATGTCAGCAAAAAAGGAAGGCAGAGGTTTTGATTCTATTTATTTGTGTTCTGCAATTGTACTTCCTGAATTCAGAAAAAAAGGGATTGCAAAAAAGATAACCCTCGAAGCAATTACTTCAATGCGGAAAGATTTTGATATCAGAACACTTTATTCCTGGCCATTCAGTGAAGAAGGAAAAAAGCTTTCAATGTTAATCGGAGAGCTTTCTTCATTGCCGGTGAAAATAAAGGAATGAAAAGTGAATGTTTTATTGCTTAAAAAGAAGGCACTGAACCAAGGATTAGTATTGGGTAATTGGAAAGATGTTAATAAAGATTTTAGATCTACCCGGATGAGTAGTATATTTGAATATGATACCTAAGAATGCAAAGAATTTAGATGTGAATAGTTCCGAATTTGAGAGTGGTAGCTATTTGGTTCAAGTTTATTCTTCTGAAGCGCTCATAAGTGTTAAAAAACTCTTATAGTTAAATGATCAAATTATTAAATACAATCTTTGGTATCATTTTGATCACATTTTCTGCCGAAGCCCAGAATCGCAATAGCATCTGGTGCTTTGGCGATAGCGCAGGCATTGATTTTAGAAATATTTCAATGCCTGTTCCTATTTCGACAGGGATGGACAGTCGAGGCACGTGTGCTTCTATAAGTGATTCACTAGGGAGTTTATTGTTTTATGCGTATGCTGCGCCCGATGGAACATGGCCTCCCAATGGAAAAGTCTATAATGCCAATCATCAGATTATGTTGAATGGAGATTCTATAAATGGGGCTGGAATGTATGATGAAATGATAATTATTCCAAAACCTGGAAACTCTTCGATTTACTATCTTTTTCCGTCCATATCACGCCTTTCAGTCCATCAGGAACATTCTATTCAGTGGTCGATATGACAGGCGATGGTGGATTGGGTGAGGTTATTAGTAAAAACAATTCAGTAGATATTGATTCATTATGTGGAGGGATGACAACTGTTAGGCATGGCAATGGAAGAGATTGGTGGTTAATTATTAAGGGATATTCTGCATTAGGTGATTCAACCTTTTATGAATATCTGATTACACCTGATACAATGATTCAAAAAGTTATAAATATAGGTGGCAATTCTTGGGCAGGTTTGGGTAATCTTTGTTTTAATAAAGAGGGAAATAAAATTGCTTTTGTCAGTTTTGCAGGTCTGATAGAAACATTTGATTTTGATCGTTGCACCGGAGTGTTTTCAAATTCAAGGATCATTCGTCGTCAATTTCAAAATAATAGTTTACAATTCTTTGGAGCTTGCTTTTCTCCTAATTCGAATCTGCTCTACATTGCAGATGAAATGGAAGTGTCTCGACTCTTTCAGCTTGATCTAAGTTCATCAAATCCCTTTTTAAACCGGGATACTCTTGCTGTTATTACCACTTCTCGATATGGCGGAGGTAATTTACGGCTAGCACCGGATAATAAAATTTACTGGTCTATTGAATGGGATCCGGGTGGAACTTTTCCTTATCCTTATCAATCACATATGTACAGTCAGTATAATATGAATTTGAGTGTAATTGAAAATCCAGATGTTGTTGGAGCCGGTTGTAATCTTAATCTATTTAGCTTTTACCTTGGCGGGAAGAGAACTTATTGGGGATTACCAAATAATCCTGACTATGAGATGGCACCCTTATGGGGTAGTGCATGCGATTCTTTGACGAATGACATTGATAAAATTTTGGAGAATGAATTAATTATTTATCCGAATCCATTCTCTGATATAATTTATTTTAATTCCCCGGAAAAGTTCAAAAAAGTAAGTGTTTATAACGGTTTTGGTCAAATTATTCTTGATAAAAGGTTAAATGAAAAAAACGAACTTAATCTTTCCGAATTTTCTGCCGGTACATATTATCTGGAATTTATCTATGAAAAGACTGTAGTTAGACGAAAAATGATTAAGATGAAATAAATAGTTTAATGCATCAAGTCTTTTCCTGCTTTTAATATAATTATTGAACCTCTTTAATTTTTTGTAAATTTATTTTGCAGAAAAAAAAATGAAACTAATAACTGAGAATACATTGACTTTAAACTTTGAATTACACACAAACCCCATCCTTAATAGTCAACTTCCTATCCGCCATATCCGCCAACTCATTATTATGAGTAACGATCACAAAAGTCTGGTTCATCGATTTACGGAGATCAAAGAAAAGTTGATGCAATGATTTTGCGGAAGCTGAATCCAGATTACCACTTGGTTCATCAGCAAAGACAACAGCAGGGGAGTTGATCAATGCCCTTGCAACAGCAACACGTTGTTGTTCGCCACCACTTAATTCAGACGGTCGATGTTCTTCACGGTCACTTAACCCTAGTTGATTTAAAAGTGCTTTCGCTTTTTGTGTAGCATCTGATTTGGAACTTCCGCCGATCAGAGCCGGCATCATGATATTTTCCAAAGCAGTAAATTCTGGTAATAAATGATGCGCCTGAAAAACAAAACCGATCTTCTGATTCCTGAACTGAGCGATTTTTTTGTCACGCAGTTGTGTGACTTCGATTCCATCGATTGTCAAAATTCCGCTATCGGCATTATCTAATGTTCCGAGAATATGAAGTAGTGTACTCTTTCCGGCACCTGAAGCCCCGACGATGGAAACAATCTCTCCTTGCTTGATTTCCAAATCAATACCCTTAAGTACCTGAAGTGAGTCGTATTTCTTAAAAAGGCCTTGGGCGTGGATCATGGTGCGAAGTTAATTATAGAGGGTAAAGTTCAAAGGTAGTTTTTTGGGAAAATTGCGTTATTTATTTTTAGGTCAGAGGTCAAAGGTCATAGGTCACAATGCACTTTTCTAATTAAATGTCTGATTTTCAAAGTATAAAAGTATGGTACGGCTTAGTGACCTCTGACCTCTGACCTTTAACCTGAAAAGGCTGAAGTGACCCTACATTACACAATCACCTCAAGTAACCCTTCTCAAGAGATTTACCCCCAATGTGTTTGTATTAAATTTTTTCGTTAATTGCAGGTGCATTTATTCACCACCAGAAAATCACCACAAAAAAAAGTGTATCATGAATGAGCAAAAGACATGAAAAGTAATTTTCTGCGCTCGAATTACGCATTCAAAAATTGATACATTTGCATGAGGATGCTAAGAAACGTAATCAACAATTACTTTCTGAGATCCAAAAACTAAAGACGGAGTTGACGGACGAACATGCAAAGGTTCAACGTCTTGAAGAAGGTTATCGAAATTTAAAAGAGATCGAATCCACTTCAACCAAACAAAGTATTAGTAACATGAAAAGAAAAATTAATGATATCATCGGCGAGATAGATCGTAGTATGTCGATGATAGATGATAACCATAAGTGAATCCACCCGAATGGGAGAATTACTGTCCATAAAAGTTTCCATTGCGAACCGCACTTATCCGCTCCGTATAACTCACGAAGAGCAGGAGAAAGTATTGCAGGCCGCTGAAAATATCAATAAGCGTATCAAGGACTTCGAAGATAATTATGCTGTCAAAGACAAGCAGGATCTCTTAGCCATGAGCGCCCTTCAGTTTGCAAGTGAAGCAATGGGAGCCTCAAAGCAGGAAAAAAAAGCCAGTTCAGATCAGGAAGCAATAGAACAAATCGAATACCTTACGCTTCTTGTCGACGAATATCTTGCGCAGGAAAATTCTTCTAAATAAGGCCCGTTCTTTGAAAATATAGTTTTGTGCATTTGCAGATGATCCGGTTCGGTTTCTTGAATCGGTTTGTGTCTGCTCTTTCACATTGACTTAATGCATTCCCGCATTACTTCCGGATCACTTACATAAACTCAACATTTCAATACAATTGGAGCTACTCGTTCAATGACTACTATGGCAGGCTGCACTCTTACTTCGGTAAGATTCCCTCAAAAGACAGCAGAAACCAGAACGGTCAGACCGCTCCACCCATGACTTAGGGGTTTAACAAGTCCCGGAATTAATGCGGGTTTTTTTTTGCTTTTTGCTTTTAGGCTAAAGACTAAAAACCTTGAACCTAAAACCTAAACAAAAAGAAAAAAAACAACCAACAACAAATACGAACAACCCAAATATACCATACCCCAATTATGCCTGAAATATCATTATTATATCTACTCATCGGAGTAATAGTTGCCCTGATCGTCGGATATGTCCTTGCGAACTCACTTGCTAAAAAGGCTGCTCTTCAAAAAAGAACAGGTCGCAGGTGACAAAGCAAAGATCATTATCAAAGAAGCGGAATCAGAGGCAGAAGTGCTTAAGAAAAATAAAATTCTTGAAGCAAAAGAAAAATTCTTGCAACTGAAATCAGAACACGAAAAAGTGATCTCTGAAAAAGATAAGAATATCAATGCTGCTGAAAACAGAAT from Bacteroidota bacterium harbors:
- a CDS encoding T9SS type A sorting domain-containing protein, encoding MVDMTGDGGLGEVISKNNSVDIDSLCGGMTTVRHGNGRDWWLIIKGYSALGDSTFYEYLITPDTMIQKVINIGGNSWAGLGNLCFNKEGNKIAFVSFAGLIETFDFDRCTGVFSNSRIIRRQFQNNSLQFFGACFSPNSNLLYIADEMEVSRLFQLDLSSSNPFLNRDTLAVITTSRYGGGNLRLAPDNKIYWSIEWDPGGTFPYPYQSHMYSQYNMNLSVIENPDVVGAGCNLNLFSFYLGGKRTYWGLPNNPDYEMAPLWGSACDSLTNDIDKILENELIIYPNPFSDIIYFNSPEKFKKVSVYNGFGQIILDKRLNEKNELNLSEFSAGTYYLEFIYEKTVVRRKMIKMK
- a CDS encoding cell division protein ZapA, coding for MGELLSIKVSIANRTYPLRITHEEQEKVLQAAENINKRIKDFEDNYAVKDKQDLLAMSALQFASEAMGASKQEKKASSDQEAIEQIEYLTLLVDEYLAQENSSK
- a CDS encoding ABC transporter ATP-binding protein, which translates into the protein MIHAQGLFKKYDSLQVLKGIDLEIKQGEIVSIVGASGAGKSTLLHILGTLDNADSGILTIDGIEVTQLRDKKIAQFRNQKIGFVFQAHHLLPEFTALENIMMPALIGGSSKSDATQKAKALLNQLGLSDREEHRPSELSGGEQQRVAVARALINSPAVVFADEPSGNLDSASAKSLHQLFFDLRKSMNQTFVIVTHNNELADMADRKLTIKDGVCV
- the selD gene encoding selenide, water dikinase SelD — protein: MNSEIKLTQYSKGSGCGCKIAPAVLETILKNVKSPGGFTDLIAGHENNEDAAVWKISEEQYLLSTTDFFTPIVDDPFYFGKIAAANSLSDIYAMGGKPVFALAILGFPIDKLPIEVVGEIMRGANEVCTEAGIPIAGGHSIDIPEPVFGLVVNGLVKPEHLKKNKGAKIGDQLFLTKAIGSGVIASALKRGVASKEHVNGAVESMCKLNKIGAELAKINGVNAMTDVTGFGLVGHLIEMCEASNVSANVNYQNLKLLPGVKEYMDKFIFPDNTYRNWNAYEKKVSGVNGPEFIPLCDPQTSGGLLISVESGSVSLVKQLLVESRFSEFTDPIGEISEAGEKVVVVNTQINE